The following DNA comes from Winogradskyella sp. PG-2.
AGTGGTATCCTTATTTCTTTAGATTGGCACGTATATGGTCTAAATTTATTTTGATCGGAATGGGTTTTGCTTATACAATTAAAAAAGAAGAAAAACCTGAGTATAAAAAGAGCTATATGTTTGTTGCCAATCATACTTCAATGGCAGATATTATGTTAATGTTAATAGCCTCAAAAAACCCATTTGTATTTATCGGTAAAAAAGAATTAGCTAAGATTCCGTTATTTGGTTTCTTTTATAAACGCACATGTATTTTAGTAGATAGGAGTAGTGCTAAAAGTAGGCAAGCTGTTTTTTTGAGAGCACAAAGACGACTAAAACAAGGTTTAAGTATTTGTATTTTTCCTGAAGGTGGTGTACCAGAAGAGCATATATTACTAGATGCCTTTAAAGATGGTGCATTTCGTTTAGCTATTAACCACCAAATACCAATTGTACCAATAACTTTTTATGATAATAAAAAGCGTTTTTCATATACTTTCTTTAGTGGTGGACCAGGAAGAATGAGAGCGAAGATTCATAAATTTTTAAGTACTGAAGGTTTAACCATTGAGGACACAAAATCTTTGAATAAAAAAGCCAGAACTATTATTTTAGAAGAATTGAGTAGCACTAATTCTAAGCAACAAAAAAGCCACTCTAACCAGGAGTAGCTTTTGTCATCATTGCATTCATCATTGCTTAATTGTTGTTGCAACAACCTAACCTAAATTTAAATTTTACCTAAAACTTAAAACTTAATCCAGTATATACACCAATAAAGAAAGGTCTAAAATTACCTGACGTATTATTGAATGTATTTAACTGATACTTGAACTGAGGTTCAAGATTGATATTCCATTGTTTGGATAGGCTATAATCCATACCTAAACCAAAATTAGCACTGTAACTTGTACTATTAATATTATTAGCTTCACCAATTAAGGTTGAAGTTCCTTCAACGTCAGCGTAGATTTCATTCTGATTTAAAAAGAATGTGCTAAATCCACCGATAACGTTGATTCCAAATTTCTTATCTAAGACTCTATATTCTAATTCTAGAGGCACTTCTATGAACCCAATACGTTGATCTATATTACCCGCTTTGTGATTACTAAAATCTGAAGCCGCTACCATAGCTTTGGCACTCATTAAGGATATACTCTGAGCATTATTATTTAAATCTATATTACCATATTTAGGCGAAGGTGATCTTGAAGTCGTAGAAGACACTAACGATGCTGTTGAAGGACCGGTAAAAGCAAATACATCTGAAGTTGATTGACTAAGATTAACACGGTTAATACCTGCACGAACTTTTAATCGCTTAGAAACCACATAAGAACCAGCTATACCATAACTCATATTAATATCACTGCTTTTAGAATTCTCATTAAACTGTTGGTCTATTGAAGACCCTTGGCCAAGAGAACTGAAATAAACAGGCGCAACATTAGGTACAATGCTCCACCTACTTTCTTTTTCTTCTTTTTCATCAATAGTTTCAGTCGTGTTATTGGCAATAGCTTCTGTGATAGATTCCTTTTTAGGATCTTCGATTAGACTTGTATCAATATCAGTACTGTTAGTATTATTTAATTCTGAATTTTTAGTTTTATTAGATTCAGTCTCAGTAGTGTTAGAAGTAGAATTATCAACAGTAGCTGTTGTATTATCTTCTATATTTTTCTTAATCTCTGATTTTATGTCGTCTTTAGAAGCAAGCTTAGTTCCTTCTGATTTTGAATTTGTTTTAGTATTATTCTCAGCGACTTTAGTTGTCCGTTCTTTATTAATAACAGTATTTAAAGCTTTAAACTTTTGCGAAGGCTGCTGTATTTTTTCTTTCTTATTAGAATTATTGGCAACAGCATTTGTTTTTAATTTTCGAGAACTTGTTAATGGATTAGAGGATTTATCTTTTTTAGGAGATGTACTCGTATTAGTTTCCATTTGATCTATAATAGATTCCTTATTATTATCAGAATCTACGAACTCAAGTTTTTCATACGCATCATTCTTAATCGGATTTTGTTTATCCTCACTAGAATTGTCAGTAGCATTATCTTTAATCATATTGTCTTTATCTTCGGTATTTACAATTGGTAATTCTTTGCCACTATTTCCAACATCATTAAAAACAGAAACACCTACAGTTAGTAGCAATGCAATTACAGCTGCTACACCACCAATTTGCCACCATAAGGCAATGACGCGACGTTTTTTCTTTTTACTAGGCAGACTTTCACTTATACGATTCCAAACGGCATCATTAGGCGCTGTTTCAAAATCTTTAAACTTTTCTTGGAAAAGTCTGTCTATGTTCTTTTTGTTATTCATTATTATATTGATTGCGAACTTGCATTCGCTTTATAATCTTCTATTTTATCTTTTAAAATTAATCGAGCACGCGCTAGATTAGATTTTGATGTTCCTGTTGAAATATTAATTAATTCACTTATTTCTACATGAGAATATCCATCTAACACATACAAATTAAATACCAATCTATATCGATCTGGTAATTCTTGAATGATTTCTAATAAGAAATCAATACTCAAGCCTTCATCATCTATTTCTACAGAAACATCTTCTATATTTTCTTCATTTACAATGTCATAAACTCCGACATTTTCTCTGTAGCGTTGCAATGATGTATTAATTGTAATACGCTTTAACCAACCTTCAAAAGAACCTTTATTATTAAACTGCTCTATTTTACTAAATACAGTTATAAATGCGTCGTGCAGATTATCCTCTGCTTCCGCATAGTTTTTAGAATACTTAAGACAAAGCGAAAATAATTTACTTGCATATTGCTTGTACAATTGGCTTTGAGCTTTAGCATCTTGTTTTATACAATTATTTATGAGTCTCTCTAAACTCACATTAGTTCTGGAATTAATTAATAATTAGTCTCTTTTACCTAGCAATCAGAAATTATTCTGGCACTTTTACAGGTACTTCTACAAAATAATACTGATCTACACCTTCCGAGTCTTCACCTTGATAGAACTTAAACATACAAGGTTTAGTTCCGGAAACTGTAAAGTTAAAACTTACCGTAACACGTTCTTGTGTTTGTTCACAATTGGCGTTTGGGTAAACGGTATTAACTATGGCTACTGATCTTTCGTTATCTACAATTTCATAAATGAAATCATTAAACTGATAACACAAATTTGGTTTAGTGTAAGTTATAGAGATGTCAGAAGTCTCTCCTAGTAAAAAATACTCAGGTATGTCTACACTATCAATTGCCAGTACTTCTAAGTAAAACGTATCAGAATCAACATTTTCAACACTACATGATGTAAGTCCTGAAAGTAAAATGAAAGCCAATAACGCGCACTTTTTCATAATTAATTACAATCAATTTCACTAAGTAGATGCAAAAAGTGTAAAAGGGTTGCGTCTAAAACTAAAAAAATCCTGAATTTTTTTCAGGATTTTATTTTTTCTATTTAGAACCGTTGATTAAGGCCCTTACTTTTTCTTCTAATTCATCCATTAAATCTGGATTATCTTTGATTAAAGACTTAACAGCGTCTCGTCCTTGACCAAGTTTAGTGTCTGCATAACTAAACCAAGAACCACTCTTTTTAACAATTTCATGCGCAACGGCTAAATCTAAAATTTCTCCAACTTTAGAAACTCCTTCGCCATACATAATATCAAACTCTGCAAGTCTAAAAGGAGGAGCTACTTTATTTTTAACAACCTTTACTCTTGTTTTATTGCCCATTACATTACCATCCGTATTTTTAATCTGTGTAGAACGACGAATGTCTAAACGAACAGAAGCATAAAACTTAAGTGCATTACCACCAGTTGTA
Coding sequences within:
- a CDS encoding lysophospholipid acyltransferase family protein; the protein is MAIIKYPFWVLYRIWFYILVAIPIIVLFPFLIISISREQWYPYFFRLARIWSKFILIGMGFAYTIKKEEKPEYKKSYMFVANHTSMADIMLMLIASKNPFVFIGKKELAKIPLFGFFYKRTCILVDRSSAKSRQAVFLRAQRRLKQGLSICIFPEGGVPEEHILLDAFKDGAFRLAINHQIPIVPITFYDNKKRFSYTFFSGGPGRMRAKIHKFLSTEGLTIEDTKSLNKKARTIILEELSSTNSKQQKSHSNQE
- a CDS encoding RNA polymerase sigma factor; this translates as MSLERLINNCIKQDAKAQSQLYKQYASKLFSLCLKYSKNYAEAEDNLHDAFITVFSKIEQFNNKGSFEGWLKRITINTSLQRYRENVGVYDIVNEENIEDVSVEIDDEGLSIDFLLEIIQELPDRYRLVFNLYVLDGYSHVEISELINISTGTSKSNLARARLILKDKIEDYKANASSQSI